A genomic window from Populus nigra chromosome 7, ddPopNigr1.1, whole genome shotgun sequence includes:
- the LOC133698135 gene encoding amidophosphoribosyltransferase, chloroplastic: MADTTSFSALSKPSYSLKPNPQIPQKAPLFILPKTPQKPSLFPQKPSLFPQKPCLSHTTHKTHISLSSKNPISDLVSTNKKSPDDLSSYFDDDDDKPREECGVVGVYGDPEASRLCYLALHALQHRGQEGAGIVAVNENKVLQSVTGVGLVSEVFNESKLDQLPGDLAIGHVRYSTAGSSMLKNVQPFVAGYRFGSVGVAHNGNLVNYRKLRATLEDNGSIFNTSSDTEVVLHLIATSKARPFFMRIVDACEKLEGAYSMVFVTEDKLVAVRDPFGFRPLVMGRRSNGAVVFASETCALDLIEATYEREVYPGEVLVVDKDGVQSLCLMPHPEPKQCIFEHIYFSLPNSVVFGRSVYESRHVFGEILATEAPVDCDVVIAVPDSGVVAALGYAAKAGVPFQQGLIRSHYVGRTFIEPSQKIRDFGVKLKLSPVRGVLEGKRVVVVDDSIVRGTTSSKIVRLLKEAGAKEVHMRIASPPIIASCYYGVDTPSSEELISNRMSVEEIREFIGCDSLAFLPLDSLKKLLGDESPSFCYACFSGNYPVQPKEVKVKRVGDFMDDGLNGSLESIDGSWVQAPLNQEVHKVSEVGKLSSLQN, translated from the coding sequence TCTTTTCCCTCAAAAACCCTCTCTTTTCCCTCAAAAACCTTGCCTTTCTCACACCACCCACAAAACCCACATCAGTCTTTCCTCTAAAAATCCAATCTCTGACCTTGTTTCCACAAACAAAAAGAGCCCAGATGATTTGTCTTCTTATTTTGACGATGATGACGATAAGCCTCGCGAAGAGTGTGGTGTTGTAGGTGTCTATGGTGACCCTGAAGCTTCGCGTCTTTGCTATTTAGCCCTTCATGCTTTGCAACATAGAGGTCAGGAAGGAGCTGGTATTGTTGCTGTTAATGAAAATAAGGTCTTGCAATCTGTTACTGGTGTTGGTTTAGTCTCTGAAGTGTTTAATGAGTCAAAACTTGACCAATTACCTGGTGATTTAGCTATAGGTCATGTTAGATATTCAACTGCCGGGTCTTCAATGCTTAAAAATGTGCAACCTTTTGTTGCTGGTTACCGGTTTGGTTCTGTTGGGGTTGCCCATAATGGGAATTTAGTGAATTATAGGAAATTAAGGGCTACGCTAGAAGATAATGGTTCAATTTTTAACACTAGTTCTGATACTGAAGTTGTTCTGCATTTGATTGCTACATCAAAGGCTAGACCTTTCTTTATGAGGATTGTTGATGCTTGCGAGAAGCTAGAAGGGGCTTATTCTATGGTGTTTGTCACCGAGGATAAGTTGGTGGCCGTGAGGGACCCTTTTGGTTTTAGGCCTTTGGTGATGGGAAGGAGGAGTAACGGTGCTGTTGTGTTTGCTTCCGAGACTTGTGCTCTTGATTTGATTGAGGCCACATATGAGAGAGAGGTTTATCCTGGTGAGGTTTTAGTGGTGGATAAAGATGGGGTTCAATCACTTTGCTTAATGCCCCACCCTGAACCGAAACAGTGCATATTTgagcatatttatttttctttgcctAATTCAGTAGTATTTGGTAGGTCTGTTTATGAGTCAAGGCACGTTTTTGGGGAAATACTGGCTACCGAGGCTCCTGTTGACTGCGATGTGGTGATTGCAGTCCCAGATTCTGGGGTGGTGGCTGCACTTGGCTATGCCGCGAAAGCTGGTGTCCCTTTTCAGCAAGGGTTGATAAGGTCGCATTATGTAGGAAGGACTTTTATTGAGCCATCCCAGAAGATTAGGGACTTTGGTGTTAAGCTTAAGCTATCTCCAGTGAGGGGAGTCTTGGAGGGGAAGAGAGTTGTGGTTGTGGATGATTCAATTGTGAGAGGAACTACCTCGTCGAAAATTGTTAGGTTGCTTAAGGAGGCTGGGGCTAAGGAGGTCCATATGAGGATTGCTAGTCCACCAATTATAGCTTCTTGCTACTATGGAGTAGATACACCAAGTTCCGAGGAGTTGATATCTAACAGAATGAGCGTGGAGGAGATTAGGGAGTTTATTGGATGCGATTCGCTTGCATTTCTACCATTGGATAGCTTGAAGAAATTGTTAGGTGATGAGTCTCCGAGCTTTTGTTATGCTTGCTTCTCTGGGAATTACCCTGTtcagccaaaggaggttaaggtGAAAAGGGTCGGTGATTTTATGGATGATGGATTGAATGGAAGTCTCGAGTCCATTGATGGGAGCTGGGTGCAAGCACCCCTAAATCAAGAGGTGCATAAAGTTAGTGAAGTCGGGAAGTTGTCTTCTTTGCAGAATTGA